CTTGTCTGTGAGTAAGCGGGCTTGCAGGCCTGCGGCGGCTTCGGGCTCGCCATGCACAATAAAGAGTTCTTGGGGGACTTTTTTTAAGTCTGAGAGCCAGTCGATCAGGCCGTTTTGGTCGGCATGGGCCGAGAGGCTTTCCAATTGTTCAATCCGGGCTTTGACCGGATAATGGTTGCCCTGAATCTTGAGACTGGGAATTCCTTCCAGTAAGTCCCTGCCTCGCGTTCCTTCGGCCTGATAACCGGTGAGCAGCACTGTGGACAGGGGGTTGGCCAATTCATAGAGCAGGTAACTGAGGATTCGCCCCCCGGTCAGCATTCCGCTACCGGCCAAGACAAGCTTGGGTTGCTTGCGACTTGCCCATTTTTGTGTTTCACGGGCATGCTCCACCACGTGTACATGTTGGGTCAGTTCCTGGCATTCACTTTTGCTGAGCTTATGCCATTCGTTAAAACGTTCAAAGATCGCCAGTACTGCGCTGCCCATGGGGCTGTCGAGCAAGATGGGTACTTTGGGCAAGCGGTTTTGGCTCTGTAGTTGCAGGAGCAGCCAAAGCAGCGTTTGGGTGCGCTCGACCGCAAAACCGGGAATCAGCAGGCTGCCGCCCTGACTCAGGGTTTCATGGGCCAGTTTTTCCAGGCGAGCCAGCACGTCTTCATCGGGGTGCAGGCGGTTGCCATAGGTTGACTCCATCAGCAGCAGATCTGCCTGTTGGGGTTTGTGGGGCGGGTAAAGCAGCCAATCGTCATGGCGTCCAATATCCCCTGAAACAATCACGGTTTTGCCGGCGATTTCCAATTCAATAAAACAGGCGCCGAGAATATGCCCGTTATAGTGCCAGCGGGCACGAATTCCTGCGTCAGGAAAAAGAACCAGCCATTCACCGCGATTGACGGTGCGAAAATGTCCCAGCGCTTTTTCTGCTTCGCGGGCGGTATAAAGTGGGCGGGCAGGCGCATGGCGTGAATAACCTTTTTGATTGGCTTTCTCGGCTTCTTCTTCCTGAATTTTGCCGCTGTCGCGCAGAATGATCGCAGCCACTTCCTGGCTGGGTTCTGAACAATAGACAGGGCCTTTAAAGCCCTGACGCATCAAACAGGGCAAATAGCCCGAGTGATCCATATGGCCATGGGTTAGCAAGACGGCTTCGATCTCTGCGGCAGGAAAAGGCAGGGGCTCCCAATTTTGCAAACGCAAAGCTTTGAGACCTTGAAACAGACCACAGTCGATCAAGAGGGTATGGCCCA
This genomic stretch from bacterium (Candidatus Blackallbacteria) CG13_big_fil_rev_8_21_14_2_50_49_14 harbors:
- a CDS encoding MBL fold metallo-hydrolase; amino-acid sequence: MTHLQIDFLGGAGTVTGSRFLIRALGHTLLIDCGLFQGLKALRLQNWEPLPFPAAEIEAVLLTHGHMDHSGYLPCLMRQGFKGPVYCSEPSQEVAAIILRDSGKIQEEEAEKANQKGYSRHAPARPLYTAREAEKALGHFRTVNRGEWLVLFPDAGIRARWHYNGHILGACFIELEIAGKTVIVSGDIGRHDDWLLYPPHKPQQADLLLMESTYGNRLHPDEDVLARLEKLAHETLSQGGSLLIPGFAVERTQTLLWLLLQLQSQNRLPKVPILLDSPMGSAVLAIFERFNEWHKLSKSECQELTQHVHVVEHARETQKWASRKQPKLVLAGSGMLTGGRILSYLLYELANPLSTVLLTGYQAEGTRGRDLLEGIPSLKIQGNHYPVKARIEQLESLSAHADQNGLIDWLSDLKKVPQELFIVHGEPEAAAGLQARLLTDKRWPSRVAQAGESFELEL